Proteins from a single region of Campylobacter concisus:
- a CDS encoding Hcp family type VI secretion system effector, whose product MSQPVYIKVKGSTQGLISSGASTEASIGNRYQSGHEDEIMAQEVSHIVTVPTDPQSGQPSGQRVHKPFSFTTSLNKAVPLLYNALTQGERLPEVEIYWYRTSTSGGAEHFFTTKLEDATITDITLVSPNAQDKLNSDKTELFKVSMNYRKIVWEHVAAGTSGSDDWREATKKA is encoded by the coding sequence ATGTCACAACCAGTGTATATTAAAGTGAAAGGTTCTACACAAGGACTTATTTCAAGTGGTGCTTCAACAGAAGCTAGTATAGGTAATCGCTATCAGTCAGGTCACGAAGATGAGATCATGGCTCAAGAGGTTTCTCATATAGTAACAGTTCCAACTGATCCACAAAGTGGCCAACCATCAGGTCAAAGAGTCCATAAGCCATTTAGTTTTACTACATCACTAAATAAAGCTGTTCCACTTCTTTACAATGCTTTAACACAAGGTGAAAGACTTCCAGAGGTTGAGATCTATTGGTATAGAACATCAACTAGTGGTGGTGCGGAGCATTTCTTCACTACAAAACTAGAAGATGCAACTATAACAGATATTACTCTAGTAAGTCCAAATGCTCAAGACAAGCTAAACAGCGACAAAACAGAGCTTTTCAAAGTTTCAATGAACTATAGAAAGATAGTTTGGGAACACGTAGCTGCAGGCACAAGCGGAAGCGACGACTGGAGAGAAGCTACTAAAAAAGCTTAA
- the tssM gene encoding type VI secretion system membrane subunit TssM, with amino-acid sequence MAFIDYLRRFFVFFRFKHSTILVVSIALSILFWLYAPLIAFNDVYSFASISSRVTILIAFWAVILFFVLIKPLMHYLASQKDEKNNKLKEIKKESMDSFGKAKRNFMLSLKDAKTTWKKDINFKKLPLIMIMGNEGAGKSAFINYSNIEFPLSDSLDTYKKIHKSTTNFNLYISKFGALLDTEGIHFAQESLYQPTATEELPEDDVDKNRDYLLKKSIWSEFLHFLKRNDFNARLSGAVLIIDTKKFLEGTQEYFDELIRYMIKRVNDCEKHLKTKFPIYIVFSKLDLIDGMGDYFRLFNEDVANKALGINLDPNFSKQSLETELKNLSESLFKHLMSKNSISHLLEDKKRSYLFLKQLDNFFALVKDFVTKLSSQNALKNSSTINGIYFVSAYQENIPINYLTNTICDRYNIKKPLLRAVNNYSKQSYFVKSFLKEIAFKANLNKFSAQNRFTKFANFILVAILCAGVYLGSSFILDTKNIKEQNAINNANKISSYLDGKKYKDLSPTQKIELLNLLKQSLNDYPRIFSGDTKFEYITLDTSYKGFTPVKALYYDLNADFFKNTVLTEMENILKNEIDPDKLIKAFYMYDSLFDKDYTNVDLFKIWISTNWDKFEKYGVAKDEFLAHIEAILKAENLNITADTVAQSIANTRLSPVQRAQRLYYILEFISFKDDKSFYDIKKDIENLYTVVQEKEAFKPFNKIYTKENLRDFLSKLSSNIDQTAGIESWLMETNSSLKDISSNDKKELSIAVIELYLQNYADKWSQILREIEPNEFTTKKEVIEELDILSKRENPLNSLIKLTNQNTNLNDENLLKYIYSLGFASSEIKRVFSDFSAKFTNYHALNSNDLLDIISNDVTSVYKKVSDYNFEMLQSNDDKIVYAINGIKNENDPFIVLNNDAKKLPDELNEYYQKLSTLAWKQVENGASALLSTAYRDDVFDDFESLIKPFYPFNEQSPKAVSIEEFKRFFGKNGTWNSFYDRYLKQILSKTADGYKIRPKYAKELRFSRDFLKNIAYIDRISNLMLDSNDELKLNYNLKAVDLSANFSHINISYSNNSLTYDHTIASNLIVSSKNFDISTQFKFNAVSSTGSERKELSFDGEWGWYKILKASNFSSVGVSTLNFDGRRDSYFGFEVTPNGGELLELMDIIPTINLPKKMLY; translated from the coding sequence ATGGCATTTATCGATTACCTAAGAAGATTTTTTGTCTTTTTTAGATTTAAACACAGTACCATTTTGGTAGTTTCTATTGCATTAAGCATCTTATTTTGGCTTTATGCTCCACTTATAGCTTTTAACGATGTATATAGCTTTGCTAGTATAAGTTCAAGAGTCACTATATTAATTGCATTTTGGGCAGTTATTTTGTTTTTTGTTTTAATCAAACCATTAATGCACTATTTAGCATCTCAAAAAGATGAAAAAAATAACAAGCTAAAAGAGATCAAAAAAGAGTCTATGGATAGTTTTGGTAAGGCAAAAAGAAATTTTATGCTTTCTTTGAAAGATGCCAAAACAACATGGAAAAAAGATATAAATTTTAAAAAATTACCTTTAATAATGATAATGGGTAACGAAGGTGCTGGAAAGAGCGCATTTATAAACTACTCAAATATCGAATTTCCGCTATCTGATAGTTTAGATACTTATAAAAAAATACATAAAAGTACGACAAACTTTAATCTTTATATTTCAAAATTTGGTGCACTTTTAGATACTGAGGGTATACATTTTGCACAAGAGAGCTTGTACCAGCCAACAGCTACTGAAGAGCTTCCTGAAGATGATGTGGATAAAAATAGGGATTACTTGCTTAAAAAAAGTATCTGGAGTGAATTTTTACACTTTTTAAAACGAAATGATTTTAACGCTAGATTAAGTGGCGCGGTTTTAATCATAGACACTAAAAAATTCCTCGAAGGCACTCAAGAATATTTTGATGAATTAATTAGATATATGATAAAAAGGGTTAATGACTGCGAGAAACATCTAAAGACTAAATTTCCTATTTATATTGTTTTTAGCAAGCTTGACTTAATAGATGGTATGGGAGATTATTTTAGGCTTTTCAATGAAGATGTGGCAAATAAGGCTCTAGGAATAAACTTAGATCCAAATTTCTCAAAACAATCACTAGAAACTGAACTAAAAAACCTAAGCGAGTCACTATTTAAACATCTCATGAGTAAGAACTCGATTTCGCATTTATTGGAAGATAAAAAACGTTCATATCTCTTTTTAAAACAACTTGATAATTTTTTTGCTTTAGTGAAAGATTTTGTAACAAAGCTAAGCTCTCAAAATGCACTTAAAAATAGCTCAACCATAAATGGAATTTATTTCGTTAGTGCTTATCAAGAAAATATACCTATAAACTACCTTACAAACACTATTTGCGATAGATATAACATCAAAAAACCACTTTTAAGAGCAGTAAATAACTATAGTAAACAAAGCTATTTTGTAAAATCATTTTTAAAAGAGATAGCTTTTAAAGCCAACTTAAATAAATTTAGTGCTCAAAATAGATTTACAAAATTTGCAAATTTTATTTTAGTAGCCATACTTTGTGCCGGAGTATATTTGGGTTCTAGTTTTATTCTAGATACTAAAAATATAAAAGAGCAAAATGCTATAAATAATGCAAATAAAATTTCTTCATACCTTGATGGTAAAAAATACAAGGATCTCTCTCCAACACAAAAGATTGAGCTTCTAAATTTACTAAAACAAAGTCTAAATGACTATCCAAGAATCTTTAGTGGTGATACTAAATTTGAGTATATAACACTAGATACTTCGTATAAAGGCTTCACTCCAGTTAAAGCACTTTACTATGATTTAAATGCTGATTTTTTCAAAAATACAGTTTTAACTGAAATGGAAAATATACTAAAAAATGAAATTGATCCAGATAAGCTAATAAAAGCATTTTATATGTATGATTCACTCTTTGATAAAGATTACACAAATGTGGATTTATTTAAAATTTGGATTAGCACAAACTGGGATAAATTTGAAAAATATGGCGTTGCAAAAGATGAATTCTTAGCTCATATTGAGGCTATTTTAAAGGCAGAAAATTTAAACATAACTGCGGACACAGTTGCTCAAAGTATAGCAAATACGAGGCTATCACCCGTTCAAAGAGCACAAAGACTCTACTATATACTTGAGTTCATATCATTTAAAGACGATAAATCTTTTTATGATATTAAAAAAGATATTGAAAATTTATACACAGTAGTCCAAGAGAAAGAAGCATTTAAGCCATTTAATAAAATTTATACAAAAGAAAATTTAAGAGATTTCTTATCAAAGCTTAGCTCAAACATAGATCAAACAGCTGGAATAGAATCTTGGCTAATGGAGACAAATTCTTCTTTAAAAGATATTAGCTCAAATGATAAGAAAGAGTTAAGTATTGCTGTAATAGAGCTTTATTTGCAAAATTATGCTGATAAGTGGAGCCAAATTTTAAGAGAAATAGAACCAAATGAATTTACCACAAAAAAAGAGGTCATAGAAGAGCTCGACATCTTGTCAAAGAGAGAAAATCCTTTAAATTCTTTAATAAAATTAACTAATCAAAATACAAATTTAAATGATGAGAATTTACTAAAATATATCTATTCTCTAGGATTTGCTTCAAGTGAGATAAAGCGTGTTTTCAGTGATTTTAGTGCTAAATTTACTAACTATCATGCGTTAAATTCTAATGACTTGCTAGATATTATAAGCAATGATGTAACAAGCGTTTATAAAAAAGTTAGTGACTATAACTTCGAAATGCTTCAAAGCAACGATGATAAAATAGTTTATGCAATAAATGGTATAAAAAATGAAAACGACCCATTCATTGTCTTAAATAATGATGCTAAGAAGCTTCCAGATGAGTTAAATGAATATTATCAAAAGTTATCGACACTTGCGTGGAAACAAGTAGAAAATGGCGCTTCAGCGCTTTTATCAACAGCATATAGAGATGATGTTTTTGATGATTTTGAAAGTCTTATCAAACCATTTTATCCATTTAACGAACAATCTCCGAAGGCTGTCAGTATAGAAGAATTTAAAAGATTCTTTGGCAAAAACGGAACTTGGAATAGCTTTTATGATAGATATCTAAAACAAATCTTAAGCAAAACTGCCGATGGTTATAAAATAAGACCAAAATACGCAAAAGAGCTAAGATTTAGTAGGGATTTCCTTAAAAATATTGCCTATATAGACAGAATTTCAAATTTAATGCTTGATTCAAATGATGAGCTAAAATTAAATTATAATTTAAAAGCTGTCGACTTATCAGCAAATTTTAGCCATATAAATATTAGTTATTCTAATAACTCTTTGACTTATGATCATACAATTGCCTCAAATTTGATAGTTTCAAGCAAAAATTTTGATATATCAACACAGTTTAAATTCAATGCAGTTTCAAGCACTGGAAGCGAGAGAAAAGAGCTAAGCTTTGATGGAGAGTGGGGCTGGTATAAGATATTAAAAGCTTCAAATTTTAGTAGCGTTGGCGTTAGTACACTTAATTTTGATGGTAGAAGAGATTCGTATTTTGGCTTTGAAGTAACACCAAATGGAGGAGAGCTTTTAGAGCTTATGGATATCATACCAACGATAAATTTACCAAAGAAGATGCTTTATTAA
- a CDS encoding type VI secretion system baseplate subunit TssG, which yields MNKELNQASFFKLVKNCLKHQDRRDVFLKNSPSFAYPINELESLNKEDVVKIVVNFMGLLGSGSHLTSYILEKISKSSDNNFEKFFDFFDNYLLWLFFDSISLKNYARSFEKELDDKISKILLDILNISNKKLAKKFLPFSPLIISQRRPKREIEFALQRHFNLKNKLFLLENLPNQIFIAPSNLNSLGIKNKTLGRNFILGKKLFEKQTKIAVYINGIDYEEAIDFFPKRRKFKELQDTLILFTNNEFVADLYIKINYSPKMQLKLGIDESYSKIGLGARLKSNKNMSNFIKFRLCS from the coding sequence ATGAACAAAGAACTAAATCAAGCTTCTTTTTTTAAGTTAGTAAAAAACTGCCTAAAGCACCAAGATAGAAGAGATGTTTTTTTAAAAAATAGCCCAAGTTTTGCTTATCCGATTAATGAGCTTGAGAGCTTAAATAAAGAGGATGTAGTAAAAATCGTCGTAAATTTTATGGGTCTTTTGGGAAGTGGCTCGCATCTTACAAGCTATATTTTGGAGAAAATTTCAAAGAGTAGCGATAATAATTTCGAGAAATTTTTTGACTTTTTTGATAATTACTTGCTTTGGCTTTTCTTTGATAGCATTAGTCTAAAAAATTATGCAAGATCCTTTGAAAAAGAGCTTGATGATAAAATTTCAAAGATTTTATTGGATATATTAAACATAAGCAATAAAAAATTAGCAAAAAAATTCTTACCATTTTCTCCGCTTATTATTAGTCAAAGAAGGCCTAAAAGAGAGATCGAGTTTGCCTTGCAGCGTCATTTTAATTTAAAAAATAAACTATTTTTACTGGAAAATCTACCAAATCAAATTTTCATAGCGCCTTCAAATTTAAATTCGCTTGGTATCAAAAATAAGACTTTGGGCAGAAATTTTATACTTGGTAAAAAGCTTTTTGAGAAACAAACTAAAATAGCAGTTTATATAAATGGCATAGATTATGAAGAAGCTATTGATTTTTTCCCAAAAAGAAGAAAATTTAAAGAGCTTCAAGATACTCTTATTTTGTTTACAAACAATGAATTTGTTGCTGATTTATACATAAAAATAAACTATTCTCCAAAGATGCAATTAAAGCTTGGGATAGATGAAAGTTATAGTAAAATAGGCCTTGGTGCAAGGCTTAAAAGTAATAAAAATATGTCAAATTTTATAAAATTTAGGCTTTGCTCTTAA
- the tssF gene encoding type VI secretion system baseplate subunit TssF, whose amino-acid sequence MDYNENNLAYFQKEMAYLDETRALFIKNFPKVAPFLDTKSKDPDIESIIENMAILTSRIRQELDENIPLIAESLVNILMPSYTNPFPSVCMQEFTLRDDFSGVREFIPKGSIVESKKINGITCKFQTIFDINLLPLKITKAFMSNNKSDYLLNLNISVTKDELSTKELDIDFLNLYLGDNVYFSSTLLMWLKNYLKFITISFEDSDQEIKLSPDKLSLDEFDERLIKSDEFGFEAFELLKELSFFPSKLNFVRLNGLSFLKNFSIKSFNIKFIFSKDMPSGYVPRLEYFSLFATPAINLFVMSAEPILNNNRRSEYRIFLDRSNIDAYEIVSINKVVAHSSNNEKRILKNYKSFERFEFLNDERAKDYYFVSNKTDIKLNSYKEISFFKSDSKDQTISIDALCCNGDLPCKLKLGEIDRVLSHQGVTTKNLTIPTSVKRVKIDGNLLWKLVSILSFSYQSILEKGSFLALLNTFSTPDDEFFKKFANSLYDIKTKQIYRVDQGFAKRGLLCIFYIDESEFESIGNVYTLGINLAKFLSKFASINSFCELKIKCIKSKILLNYDFLGGTKKLI is encoded by the coding sequence ATGGATTATAATGAAAATAATCTAGCTTATTTTCAAAAAGAGATGGCATATCTTGATGAAACAAGAGCCCTTTTTATTAAAAATTTTCCAAAAGTAGCACCCTTTTTAGATACTAAAAGCAAAGATCCTGATATTGAGAGTATAATAGAAAATATGGCTATTTTAACATCGAGGATCAGGCAAGAACTAGATGAAAATATCCCACTAATCGCTGAGTCTTTAGTAAATATATTAATGCCAAGCTATACAAATCCTTTTCCATCAGTTTGTATGCAAGAATTTACCTTAAGAGATGACTTCTCGGGGGTGAGAGAATTTATACCAAAAGGAAGTATAGTTGAGTCAAAGAAGATCAATGGCATAACGTGCAAATTCCAAACGATCTTTGACATAAATTTGCTTCCATTAAAGATAACAAAAGCTTTTATGTCAAACAATAAGAGTGATTATCTTCTAAATTTAAATATAAGCGTTACAAAGGACGAGCTTAGCACTAAAGAACTTGATATAGACTTTTTAAATTTATATCTTGGAGATAATGTTTACTTCTCTTCTACGCTCTTAATGTGGCTAAAAAATTACTTGAAATTTATTACAATAAGTTTTGAAGATAGCGATCAAGAGATAAAGTTAAGCCCTGATAAACTTAGTTTAGATGAGTTTGATGAGCGTTTGATAAAGAGTGATGAGTTTGGATTTGAAGCATTTGAGCTTTTAAAAGAGCTATCATTTTTTCCTTCAAAGTTAAATTTTGTGCGATTAAACGGCCTTAGCTTTCTTAAAAATTTTTCTATAAAAAGCTTTAATATTAAATTCATATTTTCAAAAGATATGCCAAGTGGATATGTGCCAAGGCTAGAGTATTTTTCTCTTTTTGCTACGCCTGCAATAAATTTATTTGTAATGAGTGCCGAGCCTATTTTGAATAACAATAGACGAAGCGAATATAGAATTTTTCTAGATCGCTCAAATATCGATGCTTATGAAATCGTTTCAATAAATAAGGTGGTCGCCCATAGTAGTAATAATGAAAAAAGGATATTAAAAAACTATAAAAGTTTTGAGAGATTTGAATTTTTAAATGATGAGCGAGCAAAAGATTATTATTTTGTCAGCAATAAAACAGATATAAAACTAAACTCTTATAAAGAAATTTCCTTTTTTAAAAGTGACTCTAAAGATCAAACCATTAGCATAGATGCACTTTGCTGCAATGGTGATTTACCTTGCAAGCTAAAACTTGGCGAGATAGATAGAGTTTTGTCCCACCAAGGTGTAACAACTAAAAATTTAACCATTCCAACTAGTGTAAAGCGAGTAAAAATAGATGGAAATCTTCTTTGGAAACTAGTTAGTATCTTATCTTTTAGCTATCAAAGCATACTAGAGAAGGGCTCTTTTTTAGCACTTCTTAATACCTTTAGCACACCAGATGATGAGTTTTTTAAAAAATTTGCAAACTCGCTTTATGATATAAAAACGAAGCAAATTTATAGAGTTGACCAAGGCTTTGCAAAAAGAGGGTTACTATGCATATTCTATATAGATGAAAGCGAATTTGAGAGTATTGGAAATGTATATACTTTAGGTATAAATTTGGCTAAATTTTTATCAAAATTTGCCTCAATCAATTCATTTTGCGAGCTTAAAATAAAGTGTATAAAGAGTAAAATTTTGCTTAATTATGACTTTTTAGGTGGTACAAAAAAATTAATATGA